GATGCGATCAGCCGGGCGCTGCGCTCGGGACTGGACGGCCTGATCGCCGCGCCGGTGCAGGAACGGTTCGATGCGTGGACGCCGGTGATCAAGGCGGGTATCCCGCTGGTGCTGGTCAGCCGCGAACTTCCCGAACTGGGCGTCGATTTCTTCTCGACCGACAACGAAGCCGGGATCCGCCTGACGACCGACGCTGTGCTGGCGCAGGGGGCGAAGGATGTCGTCCTGATCGACGAGGACATGCCTTTCTCGACGATCCGCTTGCGCATCGAGGGGTTCCGGCGCTCGCTCGAGCAGCATGGCCTGCCGTTCGATCCTCGCGCCAACCTGGCTCTCGTCCCGCCGCCGCGGTCGTTCCGCGTTTCGCAGTCGTGGCACGCCGACGACGCCTATCGCGTCGCCAGCGACCTGCTCGACCGCGGCCGGCGGCCGGATGCCTTCGTCGTCGGTGACGATTATTACGCGCTCGGCCTCTACCGTGCGCTTCGCGAGCGCGGCGTCCGGGTTCCCGCCGATGTGCTGGTGATGGGCTGGGGCAACGATCCCTTCACCCGCTTCATGGAGCCGCCGCTTTCCACGCTGCTCCTGCCCTTTCAGGAAGTGGCGAGCCGGGCGACGCGCCGGCTGCTCGACCGGATCGAGGGCAGGGCGGACGACCGGGTCGTTACCGAGCGGATCGTGCCCGAACTGGTGCTGCGCGCATCGACCACGCGCTGAGGCGACGCTTCACAATTCGCAGATGAGCACGCTGCCCGAGAGCGGGGCGCGGAGCAGCTGGCTCGGGCCCAGCCGGACGCAAGCCGAGGTGACGATCAGATTGCGGCCGTCCTCGGTGA
Above is a genomic segment from Sphingomonas sp. G-3-2-10 containing:
- a CDS encoding LacI family DNA-binding transcriptional regulator: MADGSNGRRQPTLQDVADILGLTANTVSRALNDKSGVSATTRARIKAEAERLGYVPNVHARSLVLGSRKTIGVIVSNISNPFFSDLVSEVELQAQSAGYTVLLLLSYESAEREQDAISRALRSGLDGLIAAPVQERFDAWTPVIKAGIPLVLVSRELPELGVDFFSTDNEAGIRLTTDAVLAQGAKDVVLIDEDMPFSTIRLRIEGFRRSLEQHGLPFDPRANLALVPPPRSFRVSQSWHADDAYRVASDLLDRGRRPDAFVVGDDYYALGLYRALRERGVRVPADVLVMGWGNDPFTRFMEPPLSTLLLPFQEVASRATRRLLDRIEGRADDRVVTERIVPELVLRASTTR